One window of the Pseudomonas sihuiensis genome contains the following:
- a CDS encoding 3-oxoacyl-ACP reductase family protein — MSNVISSHPLPLAGKTALVTGGSRSIGAAIAKRLAADGAQVAFTYNGSPQQAKEVAVEIESAGGRVLAIQANAADPEAVRAAVAKTVEAFGGLDILVNNAGIGVFSQFEETSFEDYQKLLAVNVTGVFVATQEAVRHMQAGGRVIHIASSVTKYAGVPGLAAYSLTKGAVAGFNRSLAHDLGPRGITVNSIHPGPVNTDMNPADSEVAQLLTPRMAVGRYGEPHEIASLVAFIASPQASFITGADILADGGLTS, encoded by the coding sequence ATGAGCAACGTAATTTCTTCCCACCCCCTTCCTCTGGCCGGCAAAACGGCTCTCGTAACTGGCGGATCTCGCTCTATCGGCGCAGCTATCGCCAAACGCCTGGCCGCCGACGGCGCGCAGGTTGCCTTCACCTACAACGGCTCGCCCCAACAGGCCAAAGAAGTCGCCGTCGAGATCGAATCGGCAGGCGGTCGCGTGCTGGCGATCCAGGCCAACGCAGCCGACCCCGAGGCCGTGCGCGCCGCCGTCGCGAAGACGGTAGAGGCGTTCGGGGGCCTCGACATTCTGGTGAATAACGCCGGTATCGGCGTGTTCAGCCAGTTCGAAGAAACCAGCTTCGAGGATTACCAGAAGCTGCTCGCGGTCAACGTGACCGGTGTATTCGTCGCCACCCAGGAGGCGGTAAGGCACATGCAGGCAGGCGGTCGCGTCATCCACATAGCCAGCTCGGTCACCAAGTACGCAGGTGTGCCCGGACTTGCCGCATACAGCCTGACCAAAGGCGCCGTCGCCGGCTTCAACCGCAGCCTGGCACATGATCTGGGGCCACGCGGTATCACGGTCAACAGCATCCACCCAGGCCCAGTGAACACCGACATGAACCCGGCCGATAGCGAGGTTGCCCAGCTTCTGACTCCCCGCATGGCAGTGGGTCGCTATGGAGAGCCACACGAAATTGCCAGCCTCGTGGCATTCATCGCCAGCCCGCAAGCCTCGTTCATCACTGGTGCGGACATCCTCGCTGACGGCGGGTTGACCTCCTGA